Proteins found in one Streptomyces pactum genomic segment:
- a CDS encoding TrkH family potassium uptake protein — translation MDRRVRVLLRLFTAHPARTVVLAFAVAVLVGTGLLALPAAAAHGGSSGALTSLFTAVSAVCVTGLAVVDTGAHWSGFGEGVILGLIQVGGFGIMTLASLLALLVSGRLRLRLQLTAQAETRSLGIGQTRRVLLGVAGTTAVVELVVAAVLALRFGVRYGRSPADAAYHGLFTAVSAFNNAGFGLDATNLTPYQRDPWVVLPVAVAVILGGLGFPVLLELLRHRHRRRAGRRAWSLHTRLTLLTTGLLLAVGTAVTCALEWTNAGTLGPFGTGDKLLNGFFAAAMTRTAGFNSIDIGALEPATLLFSCVLMFIGGGSAGTAGGIKITTFAVLAAAIVAEVRGERDSVILGRRLSSQVLRQALTVALLGVGLVMSATMVLLTVTDEMFEAVLFEAVSAFGTVGLTTGITTELPASGRLVLVLLMFVGRLGPVTLVSALALRERTRRYQLPEERPVIG, via the coding sequence GTGGACCGTCGCGTGCGGGTGCTGCTCCGCCTGTTCACCGCGCATCCGGCGCGCACCGTCGTCCTCGCCTTCGCCGTGGCGGTGCTGGTCGGCACCGGGCTGCTGGCGCTGCCCGCGGCCGCCGCGCACGGCGGCTCGTCCGGCGCCCTCACCTCCCTGTTCACCGCGGTCTCGGCGGTCTGCGTCACCGGGCTGGCGGTGGTGGACACCGGTGCCCACTGGAGCGGTTTCGGCGAGGGCGTCATCCTCGGCCTGATCCAGGTCGGTGGCTTCGGCATCATGACCCTGGCCTCGCTGCTGGCGCTGCTGGTCTCCGGCCGGCTGCGGCTGCGGCTGCAGCTCACCGCCCAGGCGGAGACCCGGAGCCTGGGCATCGGGCAGACCCGCCGGGTGCTGCTGGGGGTGGCCGGGACCACCGCGGTGGTGGAGCTGGTGGTGGCGGCCGTCCTCGCGCTCCGCTTCGGCGTGCGCTACGGCCGGTCCCCGGCGGACGCCGCGTACCACGGGCTCTTCACCGCCGTGTCGGCCTTCAACAACGCCGGATTCGGGCTGGACGCGACGAATCTGACGCCCTACCAGCGGGACCCCTGGGTGGTGCTGCCGGTCGCCGTCGCCGTCATCCTCGGCGGGCTGGGCTTCCCGGTCCTGCTGGAGCTGTTGCGCCACCGGCACCGGCGGCGCGCCGGCCGGCGGGCCTGGTCCCTGCACACCCGGCTCACGCTGCTCACCACCGGGCTGCTGCTGGCCGTCGGCACGGCCGTCACCTGTGCGCTGGAGTGGACCAACGCCGGCACCCTGGGCCCGTTCGGCACCGGGGACAAGCTGCTGAACGGTTTCTTCGCCGCCGCCATGACCCGGACCGCGGGTTTCAACAGCATCGACATCGGCGCTCTGGAGCCCGCGACCCTGCTGTTCAGCTGTGTGCTGATGTTCATCGGCGGCGGCAGCGCGGGCACCGCCGGCGGCATCAAGATCACCACGTTCGCGGTGCTGGCCGCCGCCATCGTCGCCGAGGTGCGCGGCGAGCGGGACTCGGTGATCCTCGGCCGGCGGCTGTCGTCCCAGGTGCTGCGGCAGGCGCTCACGGTGGCGCTGCTGGGGGTGGGCCTGGTGATGTCCGCCACGATGGTGCTGCTGACCGTGACGGACGAGATGTTCGAGGCGGTGCTCTTCGAAGCCGTCTCCGCCTTCGGCACGGTGGGGCTGACCACCGGCATCACCACCGAGCTGCCCGCCTCCGGGCGACTGGTCCTGGTCCTGCTGATGTTCGTGGGCCGGCTCGGCCCGGTCACCCTGGTCTCCGCGCTCGCCCTGCGGGAGCGGACCCGCCGTTACCAGCTGCCCGAGGAGCGACCCGTCATTGGCTGA
- a CDS encoding potassium channel family protein translates to MAEHPTPAGHLRALFRRRRRRTDGPALPREQRVAVIGLGRFGRSLAGELMRHGWDVLGVDVDDRVVRRHSELLTHAVVADGTDPEALAQLGVHEFTSAVVGIGSAVEASMLVTSNLVDAGVPNIWGMAVSRQHGQVLERLGAHHVVLPEHEMGERVAHLVTGRMLDFIRFDSDYALVKTIAPSVVRGIPLGESRLRSVYGVTIVGIKRLGENFTHATAETVVHQGDVIIVTGRTSAVENFSALR, encoded by the coding sequence TTGGCTGAGCACCCGACCCCGGCAGGTCACCTGCGCGCCCTGTTCCGCCGGCGCCGGCGGCGGACGGACGGGCCCGCGCTCCCCCGGGAGCAGCGGGTCGCCGTCATCGGCCTGGGCCGGTTCGGCCGGTCGCTCGCCGGCGAGCTGATGCGGCACGGCTGGGACGTGCTGGGGGTGGACGTCGACGACCGGGTGGTGCGGCGCCACAGCGAGCTGCTCACCCACGCGGTGGTGGCCGACGGCACCGACCCGGAGGCGCTGGCGCAGCTGGGGGTCCACGAGTTCACCAGCGCCGTGGTGGGCATCGGCAGCGCCGTCGAGGCGAGCATGCTGGTGACGTCCAACCTGGTGGACGCGGGGGTGCCCAACATCTGGGGGATGGCGGTCAGCCGCCAGCACGGTCAGGTGCTGGAGCGTCTGGGCGCCCACCACGTGGTGCTGCCCGAGCACGAGATGGGCGAGCGGGTGGCCCATCTGGTGACCGGGCGGATGCTGGACTTCATCCGGTTCGACAGCGACTACGCGCTGGTGAAGACGATCGCGCCGAGTGTGGTGCGCGGGATCCCGCTGGGCGAGAGCCGGCTGCGCAGCGTCTACGGCGTCACCATCGTGGGGATCAAGCGGCTGGGTGAGAACTTCACCCACGCCACGGCCGAGACGGTGGTGCACCAGGGCGACGTCATCATCGTCACCGGCCGGACGTCCGCCGTGGAGAACTTCTCCGCGCTGCGCTGA